From Blattabacterium cuenoti, the proteins below share one genomic window:
- the metE gene encoding 5-methyltetrahydropteroyltriglutamate--homocysteine S-methyltransferase, with translation MLKHNLGYPRIGIRRELKKACEAYWSSKIDYQELFNVGRKIRQINWIDQEKFGLDLIPCNDFSFYDHVLDMSLLLGSIPDYFFSIPEGEENINIYFSMARGFQKKGLDLKAMEMTKWFNTNYHYIVPEFKKDQKFYIHSNKIFSEFEEAKSIIKVIPKPVLIGPITYLFLGKEKDKSFHRMDLIDNILSVYIKIIQKLIDKGATWIQIDEPVLVLDLSTKEKEAFLYAYQKISNLFFNKINILLTSYFDGVAETIHLFRDISIQALHIDIVEKPKQLDDILPFFMDKKMILSLGLIDGRNIWKNNYSESIKYIKKSIDALGEKRVMIAPNCSLLHVPIDLNEEYSIHSDIKNKMSFAKQKICELNDLNSIIKGSKNILMENIHSLEESQKSLIIHDHKIKERVLQVEEKYLRRKNIFNIRQKKQNNKFNLPLFPTTTIGSFPQTKKIRSLRNQYKRKELSKKEYEKKIQYFIVDLIKKQENLGLDVLVHGEFERNDMVEFFSDKLKGFLSTENGWVQSYGSRCVKPPVIYGDVKRLHEMTLDWIRFSQTKTKKPIKGMLTGPVTILKWSFVRNDQAISNTAYQIALAIRDEVQSLENAGIQIIQIDEPAIREGLPLKKKDWISYFDWSIKAFRLSSSGVNDETQIHTHMCYSEFNDILEHISNMDADVITMETSRSRMELLKAFSEFSYPNGIGPGVYDIHSPRIPSVKEMFDLIKEASKNIPIRNLWINPDCGLKTRKWEEVIPSLKNMIKAAKLARRKIIDI, from the coding sequence ATGCTGAAACATAATTTAGGTTATCCAAGAATAGGAATACGTAGGGAATTGAAAAAGGCTTGTGAAGCCTATTGGAGTTCTAAAATAGATTATCAAGAATTGTTTAATGTTGGAAGAAAAATTCGTCAAATAAATTGGATTGATCAAGAAAAATTTGGTTTAGATTTAATTCCATGTAATGATTTTAGTTTTTATGATCATGTTTTAGATATGTCTCTATTATTGGGTTCTATACCAGATTATTTTTTTTCTATTCCAGAAGGTGAAGAAAATATAAATATTTATTTTTCTATGGCTAGAGGATTTCAAAAAAAAGGATTGGATCTAAAAGCTATGGAAATGACGAAATGGTTTAATACTAATTATCATTATATAGTTCCAGAGTTCAAAAAAGACCAAAAGTTTTATATTCATTCTAATAAAATATTTTCTGAATTTGAAGAAGCAAAGAGTATAATAAAAGTCATTCCAAAACCTGTATTGATTGGTCCTATTACTTATCTTTTTTTAGGTAAAGAAAAAGATAAGTCTTTTCACAGAATGGATTTAATTGATAATATCCTTTCTGTTTACATAAAAATTATTCAAAAATTAATAGATAAAGGAGCAACTTGGATACAAATAGATGAACCTGTATTAGTTTTAGATTTATCTACAAAAGAAAAAGAAGCTTTTCTGTATGCATATCAAAAAATATCTAATTTATTTTTTAATAAAATAAATATTTTATTAACCTCTTATTTTGATGGAGTTGCAGAAACAATTCATCTTTTTAGAGATATCTCTATACAAGCTTTACATATTGACATAGTTGAAAAACCAAAACAATTAGACGATATTCTTCCATTTTTTATGGATAAAAAAATGATATTATCATTGGGTTTAATAGATGGAAGAAATATTTGGAAAAATAACTATAGTGAATCAATTAAATATATTAAAAAATCAATAGATGCTCTAGGAGAAAAAAGAGTTATGATTGCTCCTAATTGTTCTCTTTTACACGTCCCTATAGATTTAAATGAAGAATATTCTATTCACTCAGACATAAAGAATAAAATGTCTTTTGCAAAACAAAAAATTTGCGAATTAAATGATTTAAATAGTATCATAAAAGGATCTAAAAATATTTTAATGGAAAATATTCACTCCTTGGAGGAATCACAAAAATCTTTAATCATTCATGATCATAAAATAAAGGAAAGAGTTCTTCAAGTGGAAGAAAAATATTTAAGAAGAAAAAACATTTTCAACATACGTCAAAAAAAACAGAATAATAAATTTAATTTACCATTATTTCCTACTACGACCATAGGTTCTTTTCCTCAAACAAAGAAAATTAGATCCTTAAGAAATCAGTATAAAAGGAAAGAATTAAGTAAAAAAGAATATGAAAAAAAAATTCAATATTTTATAGTAGATCTTATTAAAAAACAAGAAAATCTTGGTTTAGATGTATTGGTACATGGAGAGTTTGAGAGAAATGATATGGTAGAATTTTTTTCAGATAAATTAAAAGGTTTTCTTTCTACTGAAAATGGATGGGTTCAAAGTTATGGAAGTCGTTGTGTAAAACCTCCTGTAATTTATGGAGATGTAAAAAGACTTCATGAAATGACTTTAGATTGGATCCGTTTTTCTCAAACTAAAACAAAAAAACCAATTAAGGGTATGTTAACTGGTCCTGTGACTATATTAAAATGGTCTTTTGTAAGAAATGATCAAGCCATTTCAAATACAGCTTATCAAATCGCTTTAGCAATAAGAGATGAAGTTCAGTCATTAGAAAATGCTGGTATTCAAATTATTCAGATAGATGAACCAGCTATAAGAGAGGGGCTTCCATTAAAAAAGAAAGATTGGATATCTTATTTTGATTGGTCTATTAAGGCTTTTCGTCTTTCTTCAAGTGGAGTAAATGATGAAACACAAATTCATACGCACATGTGTTATAGCGAATTTAATGATATCTTGGAGCATATATCTAATATGGATGCAGATGTGATTACAATGGAAACATCTAGATCTAGAATGGAATTATTAAAAGCTTTTTCGGAATTTTCTTATCCTAATGGAATTGGACCGGGAGTGTATGATATTCATTCTCCAAGAATACCTTCTGTAAAAGAGATGTTTGATTTAATTAAAGAAGCTTCTAAAAATATACCAATTCGAAATTTATGGATTAATCCAGATTGTGGTTTAAAAACTAGAAAATGGGAAGAAGTTATTCCTTCTTTAAAGAATATGATAAAAGCTGCTAAATTAGCTAGAAGAAAAATTATAGATATCTAG
- a CDS encoding putative sugar nucleotidyl transferase, whose amino-acid sequence MENFFILYDGFTEWKKLLPITFTRPISEIRLGIFTIKERWKKYLRRKAFVFTLPFLSKKYGKMNIINEELKDVLFINSSFIPNEELIQLIFKLNSNEAILFNKKIVAIRKDFFPIESYSTTIMHIENMHALKKVYYINKILEIQYPWDLFLKNEIVLNQDFFFLTKGRKSFSLFGNNHILSKKSIFLEEDMIAENIVLNAKLGPIYIDTGVQIMEGTIIKGPVAICNSSILNMGTRIYGATTIGPFCKVGGEIMNSIILSYSNKAHDGFLGNTILGEWCNLGAGTNISNLRNDYSNVSIWDYEKKIFLPVNLQFLGMIMGDYSKSSINTQFNTGTMVGVNANVFGYGFPPRNIPSFSFGGIQDRKTIPFQKVCEMADMIMKRRKISFSILEKDILKHLYTSIDKDITFFKEEIK is encoded by the coding sequence ATGGAAAATTTTTTTATTTTATATGATGGATTTACAGAATGGAAAAAATTACTTCCTATTACATTTACTCGACCTATTTCAGAAATTCGTTTAGGTATTTTTACCATAAAAGAAAGGTGGAAAAAATATTTAAGAAGAAAGGCTTTTGTTTTTACTCTTCCATTTCTTTCGAAGAAATATGGAAAAATGAATATAATAAATGAAGAATTAAAAGATGTGTTATTCATAAATTCTTCATTTATACCGAATGAAGAATTAATTCAATTAATTTTTAAACTTAATAGTAATGAAGCTATACTGTTTAATAAAAAGATAGTAGCTATACGAAAAGATTTTTTTCCAATAGAATCTTATTCTACAACTATTATGCATATTGAAAATATGCATGCTTTAAAAAAAGTATATTATATTAATAAAATACTTGAAATTCAATATCCATGGGATCTTTTTTTAAAAAATGAAATTGTATTAAATCAAGATTTTTTTTTTCTGACGAAAGGGAGAAAATCTTTTTCATTGTTTGGAAATAATCATATTCTTTCTAAGAAAAGTATCTTCTTAGAAGAAGATATGATAGCTGAAAATATTGTATTAAACGCAAAATTAGGACCAATTTATATTGATACTGGAGTTCAAATAATGGAAGGTACTATAATTAAAGGACCGGTAGCTATCTGTAATAGCTCTATATTAAACATGGGAACAAGAATATATGGAGCAACAACTATTGGTCCATTTTGTAAAGTTGGAGGAGAAATAATGAATTCTATTATACTTTCTTATTCTAATAAAGCTCACGATGGATTTTTAGGAAATACTATATTAGGTGAATGGTGTAACTTAGGAGCCGGTACTAATATTTCCAATTTGAGAAATGATTATTCTAATGTCTCCATTTGGGATTATGAAAAAAAAATCTTTTTACCTGTTAATCTTCAATTTTTAGGAATGATAATGGGAGATTATTCTAAATCATCTATTAATACTCAATTTAATACAGGTACTATGGTTGGTGTCAATGCAAATGTTTTTGGATATGGGTTTCCACCTAGAAACATTCCTTCTTTTTCATTTGGAGGAATACAAGATAGAAAAACAATTCCTTTTCAAAAAGTTTGTGAAATGGCAGATATGATAATGAAAAGAAGGAAAATATCTTTTTCTATTTTAGAAAAAGACATTTTAAAACATTTATATACTTCGATAGATAAAGATATAACTTTTTTTAAAGAAGAAATAAAGTAG
- a CDS encoding type B 50S ribosomal protein L31, with product MKKKIHPENYRPVVFKDINNEKILICRSTVKTKETIKIKGVVYPLYKMEISSYSHPFFTGEKRFVGKTGPAEKFRKKYEKYNKNKKSK from the coding sequence ATGAAAAAAAAAATACATCCTGAAAATTATAGACCTGTTGTTTTTAAAGATATTAATAACGAAAAAATATTGATTTGTAGATCTACTGTTAAGACTAAAGAAACTATTAAAATAAAAGGAGTTGTTTATCCATTATATAAAATGGAAATATCTAGTTATTCTCATCCTTTTTTTACTGGAGAAAAGAGATTTGTAGGAAAAACAGGACCAGCTGAAAAATTTAGAAAAAAATATGAAAAATATAATAAAAATAAAAAAAGTAAATAA
- a CDS encoding 3-oxoacyl-ACP synthase III family protein codes for MIRSIITGTGHYLPNSKIKNYHFLKNTFYNEKGLKIEIRNEEIIKKFQKITEIQERRYVNNFLLNSDIATIAAKRALTKAKIYKEKIDYIISAHNYGDIHPVSLQSDIMPSIAARVKNKLEIKNKRCRPYDMIFGCTGWIEGMILADKLLRSKYAKNILITSSETLSKVLDPHDRNSMIFSDGAGAAVLSAIEIKGENNGIIYYDTQCNNNEEIHYLSNGPSLNPHYKKSSINIRMNGRRIYEYALTEVPNMLKSILDHANLHLKDIKKILIHQANAKMDYAILKRLLKLYNYSSLNERIYKKLMPMTIQKFGNSSVATVPTLLDLILHGKLPSHEIKPGDTIIMASLGAGMNINGMIYRFPKNKR; via the coding sequence ATGATTAGATCAATCATTACAGGTACTGGGCATTATTTACCAAATAGTAAAATAAAAAATTATCATTTTTTAAAAAACACGTTTTACAATGAAAAAGGTTTAAAAATTGAAATAAGGAATGAAGAAATTATTAAAAAATTTCAAAAAATTACAGAAATTCAGGAAAGGAGATATGTCAATAATTTTTTGTTAAATTCTGATATAGCTACTATAGCAGCAAAAAGAGCTTTAACTAAAGCCAAAATTTATAAAGAAAAAATAGATTATATAATATCCGCTCATAATTATGGAGATATCCATCCTGTATCTCTTCAATCAGATATTATGCCTTCTATAGCTGCTAGAGTTAAGAATAAACTGGAAATAAAAAATAAGAGATGTCGTCCTTATGATATGATCTTCGGTTGTACAGGTTGGATAGAAGGAATGATTTTAGCAGATAAACTTTTACGTTCAAAGTATGCAAAAAATATACTGATTACAAGTTCAGAAACTTTATCTAAAGTTCTAGATCCTCACGATAGAAATTCTATGATTTTTTCAGATGGAGCAGGTGCCGCTGTTTTATCAGCTATAGAAATAAAAGGAGAAAATAATGGAATTATTTATTATGATACACAGTGTAATAATAATGAAGAAATTCATTATTTATCCAACGGTCCATCTTTAAATCCTCATTATAAAAAATCGTCAATTAATATTAGAATGAATGGAAGACGTATTTATGAATACGCATTAACTGAAGTTCCTAATATGTTAAAAAGCATATTAGATCATGCTAATTTACATCTTAAGGATATAAAAAAAATACTGATACATCAAGCTAATGCTAAAATGGATTATGCAATCTTAAAAAGATTGTTGAAATTATATAATTATTCATCTTTGAATGAAAGAATTTATAAAAAATTAATGCCTATGACTATTCAAAAATTTGGAAATTCATCTGTAGCTACAGTTCCGACGTTATTAGATTTAATTCTTCATGGAAAATTGCCATCTCATGAAATTAAACCTGGAGATACGATAATTATGGCCTCATTAGGTGCAGGTATGAATATTAATGGTATGATTTATAGATTTCCTAAAAATAAAAGATAA
- the ubiE gene encoding bifunctional demethylmenaquinone methyltransferase/2-methoxy-6-polyprenyl-1,4-benzoquinol methylase UbiE: MNKNPLFFSKESKEKELTKMFDHISPKYDFINHFLSFGIDIFWRKEVIKILNNFNFINKKNKNNIQKILDLATGTGDLAISLAKCFHHAFIIGLDPSKEMLKIAKNKIKDHSLEKQIKFVQGFSHKIPFEDSTFDLITISFGVRNFQFFHSSFKEIYRILKPMGILEILEFSKPSNFFIKNIYQFYSNFILPKIGSFFSKNDIAYQYLRKSIQLFPFCGKKMNKLLIFHGFHPVHIKKLTFGIVSIYLSQKNKII; the protein is encoded by the coding sequence ATGAACAAAAATCCTCTATTTTTTTCTAAAGAATCTAAAGAAAAAGAATTAACAAAAATGTTTGATCATATTTCACCTAAATATGATTTTATTAATCATTTTCTATCTTTTGGAATAGATATTTTTTGGAGAAAAGAAGTCATAAAAATATTGAATAATTTCAATTTTATCAACAAAAAAAACAAAAATAATATACAAAAAATATTAGATTTAGCTACGGGTACTGGAGATTTAGCTATCTCATTAGCTAAATGTTTTCATCATGCTTTTATTATAGGTTTAGATCCTTCTAAAGAAATGTTGAAAATAGCAAAAAATAAAATTAAGGATCATTCTTTAGAAAAACAAATCAAATTTGTTCAAGGATTTTCACATAAAATTCCTTTTGAGGATAGTACTTTTGACTTAATTACGATATCTTTTGGTGTAAGAAATTTTCAATTTTTTCATTCTTCTTTTAAAGAAATATATAGAATTCTTAAACCTATGGGAATCCTAGAAATTTTAGAATTTTCTAAACCATCAAATTTTTTTATTAAAAATATTTATCAATTTTATTCTAATTTTATTCTTCCTAAAATAGGAAGTTTTTTTTCGAAAAATGATATTGCTTATCAATATTTACGTAAATCTATTCAATTGTTTCCATTTTGTGGAAAAAAAATGAACAAATTATTAATTTTTCATGGTTTTCATCCTGTTCATATAAAAAAATTAACATTTGGAATTGTTTCTATTTATTTATCCCAAAAAAATAAAATAATTTGA
- a CDS encoding GH3 auxin-responsive promoter family protein — translation MKNIYGCIISTFIKKRIKRIESIMKTPIEIQYRLIHNLINHAKNTEFGKKYGFIDIKKYQQFSERIPICEYIDLYPLVKRIRKGEKNVLWPGKIKWFARSSGTTHKKSKYIPVTNISMQKCHYKAGKDMLSIYLHNHPETKILFGKSLRLGGSHELYKNYNTFYGDLSSILIKNLPFWAEYISIPKKEIALISEWEKKLKTLVKETAHEDVRLLFGVCSWLLIFLNQILKEYNKKKINEIWPNVEVIFHGGVHLKPYIKQYNELFYNDSINYYDVYSASEGFFAVQDQKKVEDLLLLLDHGIFYEFIPIKELHNPYPNIIPIEKVELKKNYALVISTNSGLWRYIIGDTIKFTSLSPYRISISGRTTHYINSFGEELIIENAEKAINKTCIKTNSIIHEYTAGPVYMDQKHTGAHEWIIEFKKEPRDLCLFRDTLDHELKSLNSDYEIKRYKNLILRPPIIQVARNGLFYDWLKKHKKLGGQNKIPRLYNNRKYIESILKIK, via the coding sequence ATGAAAAATATATATGGATGTATAATATCTACATTCATCAAAAAAAGAATAAAACGAATAGAATCTATCATGAAAACTCCAATAGAGATACAGTATAGATTAATCCATAATTTAATTAACCATGCAAAAAATACAGAATTTGGAAAAAAATATGGTTTTATAGATATTAAAAAATATCAACAATTCTCTGAAAGAATTCCAATATGTGAGTATATAGATTTATATCCTTTAGTTAAAAGAATAAGAAAAGGTGAAAAAAATGTATTATGGCCCGGTAAAATAAAATGGTTTGCTCGTTCCTCTGGAACCACTCATAAAAAAAGTAAATATATTCCCGTCACAAATATTTCTATGCAGAAATGTCATTACAAAGCAGGAAAAGATATGTTATCAATTTATCTTCATAATCATCCAGAAACTAAAATTTTATTTGGAAAATCTTTACGTTTAGGAGGAAGTCATGAATTATATAAAAATTATAATACATTTTATGGAGATCTATCCTCTATTTTAATTAAAAATCTTCCTTTTTGGGCGGAATATATTAGTATACCTAAAAAAGAAATAGCATTAATAAGTGAATGGGAAAAAAAGTTGAAAACACTTGTTAAAGAAACTGCACATGAAGATGTTCGTCTTTTATTTGGAGTATGTTCTTGGCTTTTAATTTTTTTGAATCAAATATTGAAAGAATATAACAAAAAAAAAATTAATGAAATATGGCCAAATGTAGAAGTTATATTTCATGGAGGTGTACATTTAAAACCATATATCAAACAGTACAATGAATTATTTTATAATGATTCTATCAATTATTACGATGTTTACAGTGCTTCAGAAGGTTTTTTTGCTGTACAAGATCAAAAAAAAGTAGAAGATCTTTTACTTTTATTAGATCATGGTATTTTTTATGAGTTTATTCCTATAAAAGAATTACATAATCCTTATCCAAACATTATTCCTATAGAAAAAGTTGAATTAAAAAAAAATTATGCATTAGTGATATCTACAAATTCTGGATTATGGAGATATATAATTGGAGATACAATTAAATTTACCAGCTTATCTCCATATAGAATATCTATTTCAGGGAGAACTACTCATTATATTAATTCTTTTGGAGAAGAATTAATTATAGAAAATGCAGAAAAAGCTATAAACAAAACTTGTATTAAAACAAATTCTATTATTCATGAATATACAGCAGGACCTGTTTACATGGATCAAAAACACACTGGAGCTCATGAATGGATTATAGAATTTAAAAAAGAACCCAGAGACTTATGTTTATTTAGAGATACTTTAGATCATGAATTAAAATCACTAAACTCAGATTATGAAATTAAAAGATATAAAAATCTTATTTTACGTCCTCCAATCATACAAGTAGCTAGAAATGGTTTGTTTTATGATTGGTTAAAAAAACATAAAAAATTAGGCGGTCAAAATAAAATACCACGTTTGTATAACAATAGAAAATATATAGAATCTATTCTAAAAATAAAATAA
- the rpsO gene encoding 30S ribosomal protein S15 has product MYLTKDKKKEIFKTYGSSVLDTGASEVQIALFTLRINHLSNHLKKNKKDFNTEKSLVRLVGKRKKLLKYIEKKNINNYKKIIKILKLRK; this is encoded by the coding sequence ATGTATTTAACTAAAGATAAAAAAAAAGAAATATTCAAAACATATGGTTCTTCTGTACTGGATACAGGTGCTTCAGAGGTTCAGATTGCTTTGTTTACTTTGAGAATAAATCATTTAAGTAATCATCTTAAAAAAAATAAAAAAGATTTTAATACAGAAAAATCTCTTGTAAGATTAGTAGGAAAGAGAAAAAAACTTCTAAAATATATAGAAAAAAAGAATATAAATAATTATAAAAAAATTATTAAGATTTTAAAATTAAGAAAATGA
- a CDS encoding polyribonucleotide nucleotidyltransferase → MPDTIKETISLEDGRSIIIETGQIARQADGSAVVRMKNTVLLATVVVSKDMKNDINFLPLTVDYREKYSSIGKIPGGYLKREGKPSDEEILIMRLVDRILRPSFPEHFRYEIQVMISLLSYDQTVLPDGLAGLVASTALFLSGIPFDGPISGIRIIRVNGNFIINPSLDQLKKADIDLIVGASNEAIIMIEGEMKEVPENELLYAIKKAHQAIKLQIKAQKRLVKEIFQKKNSFFEEKKKDYPLDKKILKKKLFSFSYEKIYNLYKNFLDKKTRFYRESIILKNFKEKLSLEIREKNDFFLDHCFEKIKKKVIQHMILKEGLRIDGRKNKQIRSISSIVDYLPGVHGSALFSRGETQSLTTITLGSSSDANKIDNVIMEDYEKFYLHYNFPPFSTGEIRQVRGISRREIGHGNLAQRALKNVIPQKNPYTIRVVSDILESNGSSSMATVCAASLALMDAGIAIENPVSGISMGLFSDKEKKVILSDIIGDEDNFGILDFKIAGTKRGITACQMDIKKNKVLTENLLSKILNQALEGRIFILNKMLETLPKYRNQLKPNAPKIYTFNIPKNYIGSVIGPGGRVIQEIQFLTDTSILIEEKEGMGFIEIIGKDIQKMRKAIDKINELIFIPELGKVYKAKVKSIKDFGAFVEISKGVEGLLHISEIGWKRLNKVEDELNIGDFIEVKLIGFDEKNKKMKLSRKILFPRPKES, encoded by the coding sequence ATGCCAGATACAATAAAAGAAACTATATCATTAGAAGATGGTCGTTCTATTATTATAGAAACAGGACAGATAGCTAGACAGGCTGATGGTTCAGCTGTTGTACGCATGAAAAATACCGTTTTGTTAGCAACTGTAGTAGTTTCTAAAGACATGAAAAACGACATTAATTTTTTGCCACTAACTGTAGATTACAGAGAAAAATATTCTTCCATTGGAAAAATTCCTGGTGGATACTTGAAAAGAGAAGGAAAACCTTCTGATGAAGAAATTTTAATCATGAGATTAGTGGATAGAATTTTAAGACCTTCTTTTCCTGAACATTTTCGTTACGAAATACAGGTTATGATTTCTCTTTTATCATATGATCAAACAGTTTTACCTGATGGACTAGCTGGATTAGTTGCTTCTACAGCTTTATTTTTATCAGGAATTCCATTTGACGGTCCTATATCAGGAATTCGTATTATACGTGTAAATGGAAATTTTATCATAAATCCAAGTTTGGATCAATTAAAAAAAGCAGATATAGATTTAATTGTAGGAGCTTCTAATGAAGCTATTATTATGATAGAAGGAGAAATGAAAGAAGTCCCTGAAAATGAACTTTTATACGCTATAAAAAAAGCTCATCAAGCTATAAAACTTCAAATAAAAGCTCAAAAAAGATTGGTTAAAGAAATTTTTCAAAAAAAAAATTCTTTTTTTGAAGAAAAAAAAAAGGATTATCCTTTAGATAAAAAAATTCTGAAAAAAAAATTATTTTCTTTTTCTTATGAAAAAATTTACAATCTTTATAAAAATTTTTTGGATAAGAAAACACGTTTTTATCGAGAGAGTATTATTCTAAAAAACTTTAAAGAAAAATTATCTCTGGAAATAAGAGAAAAAAATGATTTTTTTTTGGATCATTGTTTTGAAAAAATTAAAAAAAAAGTGATTCAACATATGATTTTAAAGGAAGGTTTAAGGATAGATGGAAGAAAAAACAAACAAATACGTTCTATATCTAGTATAGTAGATTATCTACCAGGAGTACATGGTTCTGCTTTATTTTCTAGAGGAGAAACTCAATCGTTAACAACGATAACATTAGGATCATCTTCTGATGCTAATAAAATAGATAATGTGATTATGGAAGATTATGAAAAATTTTATCTTCACTATAATTTTCCTCCTTTCTCTACAGGAGAAATACGTCAAGTACGAGGAATTTCTAGACGTGAAATAGGACATGGAAATTTAGCACAACGTGCATTAAAAAACGTAATACCTCAAAAAAATCCATATACAATTCGTGTCGTATCCGATATTCTAGAATCTAATGGGTCTTCTTCAATGGCAACAGTTTGTGCTGCTAGCTTAGCATTAATGGATGCTGGAATAGCTATTGAAAATCCTGTTTCTGGTATCTCTATGGGTTTATTTTCAGATAAAGAAAAAAAAGTTATTTTATCCGATATTATTGGAGACGAAGATAATTTTGGAATTCTTGATTTTAAAATAGCTGGAACTAAACGTGGAATAACAGCATGTCAAATGGATATAAAAAAAAATAAAGTATTGACTGAGAATCTTTTGAGTAAAATTTTAAATCAAGCTTTAGAAGGACGAATATTTATACTAAATAAGATGCTAGAAACTTTACCAAAATATAGAAATCAATTAAAACCTAATGCTCCTAAAATATATACTTTTAATATTCCGAAAAATTACATAGGTTCTGTTATTGGTCCTGGAGGAAGAGTAATTCAAGAAATACAATTTCTTACGGATACAAGTATATTAATTGAAGAAAAGGAAGGAATGGGTTTTATTGAAATTATAGGAAAAGATATTCAAAAAATGAGGAAAGCCATTGATAAAATCAATGAACTTATTTTCATTCCTGAACTTGGTAAAGTTTATAAAGCAAAAGTAAAATCTATAAAAGATTTTGGGGCTTTTGTAGAAATATCTAAAGGAGTAGAAGGGTTACTTCATATTTCTGAAATAGGATGGAAAAGATTAAATAAAGTAGAAGATGAATTAAACATTGGTGATTTTATTGAAGTAAAACTAATTGGTTTTGATGAAAAAAATAAGAAGATGAAACTTTCTAGAAAGATACTTTTTCCTCGTCCTAAAGAGTCCTAG
- a CDS encoding sigma-70 family RNA polymerase sigma factor: MRQLKITKQVTNRESESLDKYLHEIGKIPLLTPEEEVEYARKAREGDSSAIEKLVNANLRFVVSVAKQYQNQGLSLCDLINEGNLGLIKGILRFDETRGFKCISYVVWWIRQAILQAIAEQSRSIRQPTNKLALLNKILKTLAKLEQDLQRTPSAREIAEHLNMNEKDVEDSIKNSGRHVSMDAPLIEGEDSNLYDLVRSDESPRPDEHLEKESLRKDIRRILETLSERERRVIILHFGLNGSPPMTLEEVGQSCDLTRERVRQIESIALKRLKHSSRSKILKPYLG, encoded by the coding sequence ATGAGACAACTTAAAATTACGAAACAAGTAACAAATCGTGAATCTGAATCATTAGATAAATACCTCCATGAAATAGGTAAAATTCCTTTGCTCACTCCAGAAGAAGAAGTTGAATATGCACGTAAAGCGAGAGAAGGAGATTCCTCTGCAATAGAAAAACTAGTAAATGCAAATTTACGTTTCGTTGTTTCTGTAGCAAAACAATATCAAAATCAGGGATTAAGTTTATGTGATTTAATTAATGAAGGGAACCTAGGTTTAATAAAAGGTATATTACGATTTGATGAAACAAGAGGTTTTAAATGTATCTCTTATGTTGTTTGGTGGATCAGACAAGCAATATTACAAGCTATAGCAGAACAATCACGTTCTATTCGTCAACCAACCAACAAATTAGCTTTATTAAATAAAATACTTAAAACTCTAGCTAAATTAGAGCAAGATCTACAAAGAACTCCTTCTGCAAGAGAAATAGCAGAACATTTAAATATGAATGAAAAAGATGTAGAAGATTCCATTAAAAATTCAGGGAGACATGTTTCCATGGATGCTCCTTTAATAGAAGGGGAAGATTCAAATTTATATGATTTAGTAAGATCAGACGAGTCACCTCGCCCAGATGAACATTTAGAAAAAGAATCTCTTCGTAAAGACATACGTAGAATTTTAGAAACTTTAAGTGAAAGAGAACGTCGTGTTATCATTTTACATTTTGGATTAAATGGATCACCTCCAATGACTTTAGAAGAAGTCGGTCAATCTTGTGATTTAACAAGAGAAAGAGTAAGACAAATTGAAAGTATAGCTCTTAAAAGATTAAAACATTCATCTAGAAGTAAAATACTAAAACCTTATTTAGGATAA